The DNA window GAATTAGAAAGAAAACCGGaagttatttctttaaatagcAGATACAATGCTTAAACTATTACACATTGACAAATCACAGTTGCAGattaaaatacacaatatattaaaatttattcagaactaaattgtttattttattgtcttcGTTATCTTTTCTCACTTAACAGTCTGGATCTCttatatatctcttatatatcttgaaacatttattatatgtatgcagGCCAGAATGAAAGGGaagatatgtatttatttggaCGTATACAGCTAAGAGAGTTTATAAATCGTAGATAGAGTGCCTGGAAAAATCTGGAAAGGTTTTTCAGgacaattttttgctcgaaaaaaatgaaaaaaatatttaggaaaATTTACTTCGgaaatttagagaatttttcgaataattcttAACTTTCTTTgtgattgtataaattaaaaatgctgaaaatctcaaaataaatttatattaatttatattaaatttgtgaaaatataaaaaagaaaaatgttttaacgttatacaaaaatttgtggcaaattagagattttttaaagatttagatAAACACTCTCGTACGATAATATCCTCGTAAATTTTCAGCTCACTATCGATTATATTTACGGAAATATAAGTTATACATGACAAAACACACACCCGTAAACAAACTGTTTACATAATCGTTGGAAGTCATTGATAATAATAGCGTATTTGCTTTCGAATGTTGTGTTTGGGAATGTCTCGTGTATACCTGAGTTTACGTCCTTGAATCTGATTGACAAAAGCATCCGAGTCGTGTGGGAATCCTGTCCCATATTATTTAAAGGCCCTTATTATAGTAAACAGTTTCCAGATTGGGATCGTACGAGCGTATTTGTTTTTGTACGTCGGATTCCAATCGATTTACCGAGATAGGGACGCGTTGTGCGAAAAGAGCGCAGCAGAGCGGCGTCGCGAAAGTGAGACAGACTCCACAAATTAGAACTTGAATAGGTCCGGCAGCCCATTTCGCATTACGCAATAATTGCCTTCGatctaaataattcattactaTCGGCGCCAATActgtaacaataaaataatatgttttgcaTTATATGATCCGTAAAtccagagaaatatatttaaaaaaaaacgagctctattcataaaaatttatatttattaaatttatataaataattatatgataataaatatccgaataatttttgtttatatcatataaaaatagaaaaaaatttagctaaCAAGTTAATTGATGATAATGTAATGATTGATTTTTAGCTTATAAATGAAGAACGAGGAAGCTTATCAATTgcttacacatatacatagttCAGATACGgttgaatgaaaaatactCTTTAAGAAGGTTGATTAATGAAGCAACGCAGCAAAACCTACTCATGCTCGGAGAGGCCATAAGTATCCGTGATAACGTCACAGACGCGATTGCCTGTTTTGCCGCACGTTTGCTGTTGCCGACTTTTGTACCGTCCTCGGTTTGTAATTCGATTCCATTTTGGAGTTCAGTGATCCTCATCAAAGGAATATTCACGCAATTAGCCGCCGCAACCGCCGATAATGGTACCAGCCGACCTGCTAACGGTGGTCCACGTTGAGCAAGACGGTTCAAGGTCAACGCCGTTATCACAGCGCCTCCCGTAGCGCCGATGTAACTCCGCACTAACGTTTCTGTGGGAATCGGACTCGAGCCACTGCGATTCGTGTAATTTACTACAGCATTGAACGACTGGTTGATCCATTGCCAGAAAATTACAGCTGGCGTTGACCTACGAGAATTGCAAACGTCTTTCGATAACAATATAGATTACTAATAAATACTGTAAATTATCAATCTTCCAATCGTTAAGTAGTAACtctaatttttcaatctcttGAATGTTTTGATCATGAACTTTGTCTTCTCGCGAAATAATCGCATTTGAAATTATCGAAAGCtctttatttagtttttatttttattgcgaagaatataaaaatagattgatGGATAGTGATCGGAAAATTACTGCATATTGCTTAAGATTAATCTTCACATTCCGCTTTAAGATTAGTcttcatattttgttaaaaagtaCCAAAGAGGTCGAAGTACCCGACGTTCATATcatgataattttatgtcGACAATTTTGAATACATACTTGTAAAACGTCATCATACAACCAGTTATCATCATATTCATGGGCACTTGAGCGCTCATACGCccaattaataacattttttcgcCAGTATCAGGATGGTAAGCGCTGTCGTAAAGATATTTACAGTTCCATAACTCATCCGCGGTGATTCCTTGTTTTTCCAGGTTTTCGCCCTGTCTGCGACGATCAAGTTACgcaatttcatatttcatatttataattatttatatataataaataaagaacaaagacagagagagagatactaagttacaattatataaaaaaaaaaagatatagaatttataaaagcaggaaaaaaaagtaaataaaaacatgaagtaattaataataaatagatgacTTGTCTTAAACAATACTTATTGTAATTCTTCTTTAAACATTAAGGTAATtgatagtttaattaaaacaaaaaaaaaatgaacattaTAGCATTAATACATAACATCACACGCATACATGTTTACACACGTgctttacacacacacacacacgcgtagTGTGACATATGATGGCAGTTTGCTGATTATATACATTCCAacagaaagaaggagaaaaaagcTAATTATAAAGCAACGACTACCTGTATTTCGTGACGACATCACGCGCGTGCTCGAGCCGCTGTTTCGAAGCAAAGACATTGAGCGGATTCGTCACTGTCAGAAAGTGCAATGCCCTTCCTCGATATGTGCTCTGATCCCAGTACGGTCTTTCGATATCTATCTCCTGCACGTTATCCTGCGCCActatcttctttctttccgACATCTCTTCGTATTTCTCTGCTACTATCTAACTGCTGCCTCTCTTTCCCACCTGAATTCACCTTCTCCCCACCTCACCCTCTCGATGTTGGAGAATCGTAGCCCTTTCTTCTCACCTGCTGAGAGTTCGGCAGTCTCCAGAGAGACGGCATACGGTGCTGTTCTATCTGCAACGAGGCAAGCTGTTCACCCAGCTACCAGCCGACTGACCCGCTCCCCAGAGTCCAGCCGATCtgcttctcctctctctctcttcgcttcTACATGCTGGATGTCGTTTCTTCTCTTCGCTCCCCTTGTTCGATCCATCGGCTTTGCTTTGCCTCTTGCCGCGCTCAACTGTCATCGATAAGACTGTTATGCGCGCGCACGATCCACCCACGTAACTCCGTTTGACGGATTTTCCACGAGATGGTGGCACACGGAGGATTTTCCTGTTTTTTCAGGATTGATAAGAGTGTATTTAATGATATcactatgtatataatttgaagaaaGGTTATTAGttcaaaagtattaattttataggaaaGATGGGAACGATACACGTGAGATAAggcatttaaaaagaaatttgatgtaatgtcataaaagaaaaaacgtaaaaaaaaattattgaattaatctgaaaagaatttttttaattaatattaccgTTTCATTAgcattgcaatattattattttgatattgcatttttaaaagagC is part of the Cataglyphis hispanica isolate Lineage 1 chromosome 18, ULB_Chis1_1.0, whole genome shotgun sequence genome and encodes:
- the LOC126856389 gene encoding sideroflexin-1 is translated as MSERKKIVAQDNVQEIDIERPYWDQSTYRGRALHFLTVTNPLNVFASKQRLEHARDVVTKYRQGENLEKQGITADELWNCKYLYDSAYHPDTGEKMLLIGRMSAQVPMNMMITGCMMTFYKSTPAVIFWQWINQSFNAVVNYTNRSGSSPIPTETLVRSYIGATGGAVITALTLNRLAQRGPPLAGRLVPLSAVAAANCVNIPLMRITELQNGIELQTEDGTKVGNSKRAAKQAIASVTLSRILMASPSMILAPIVMNYLDRRQLLRNAKWAAGPIQVLICGVCLTFATPLCCALFAQRVPISVNRLESDVQKQIRSYDPNLETVYYNKGL